One part of the Paraburkholderia flagellata genome encodes these proteins:
- a CDS encoding glycosyltransferase family 87 protein translates to MHSTACSWLSRERLIAYSTVMLVIGVGFVALWAWVTHGFAASGGWRPGSDLLVFWSASHAVLHGQASAVFDYSAFSRIVIAVSGGLPKSAFIPWLYPPTFLLFVTPLALLPLPLAYFAFLGASAFAFVGATVRVSGLAQSPLGIAAARYVVLAMPCVMVCAIFGQNALITAALAAFAIASIDRRPVIAGICIGLLVIKPQLGILFPLVLIAARAWRVFGCAAVTAVLFSLASMALCGTPSLRLFAGNVGMARELILEHDVRFWLASPSVFASLRLIGASLTAAGLMHAAIAVIAACGAWKIWRTTHDTALRAAALGTATLIVTPYVWHYELTWVGLSCAGLLATGLRRGWLRGEQPVLLLVWLLPLFEFVNQILRLPQTGPVILLLMLLAVLRRTRIDPIL, encoded by the coding sequence TTGCATTCGACAGCGTGCTCCTGGCTTTCGCGCGAGAGACTCATTGCCTACAGCACCGTCATGCTCGTCATCGGTGTCGGCTTCGTGGCGCTCTGGGCTTGGGTGACTCATGGCTTTGCCGCTTCCGGTGGTTGGCGTCCGGGTTCCGACCTGCTCGTCTTCTGGTCGGCCAGCCACGCAGTCCTGCACGGCCAAGCCTCCGCGGTCTTCGACTACTCGGCATTTTCCCGGATCGTGATCGCAGTAAGCGGTGGCTTACCCAAGAGCGCGTTCATCCCCTGGCTTTATCCGCCCACGTTCCTTTTGTTCGTCACGCCCCTCGCGCTGTTGCCGCTTCCGCTTGCCTATTTCGCATTCCTGGGCGCAAGCGCCTTCGCGTTCGTCGGCGCGACCGTTCGCGTTTCCGGACTCGCACAAAGCCCGCTTGGCATTGCAGCCGCTCGCTACGTCGTGCTCGCCATGCCATGTGTGATGGTGTGCGCCATCTTCGGGCAAAACGCGCTGATTACTGCGGCACTCGCCGCGTTTGCGATCGCGTCGATCGACCGGCGCCCCGTGATCGCCGGGATCTGCATCGGCTTGCTGGTGATCAAGCCACAACTCGGCATTCTGTTCCCGCTCGTTCTGATCGCGGCGCGAGCATGGCGAGTGTTTGGATGCGCCGCTGTGACGGCCGTGCTTTTTTCCCTCGCAAGCATGGCGCTCTGCGGCACCCCTTCGCTTCGGCTGTTCGCAGGGAATGTCGGTATGGCGCGCGAGCTCATCCTCGAGCACGACGTCCGCTTCTGGCTTGCATCTCCGTCCGTGTTCGCCTCGCTGCGGCTCATTGGGGCGTCACTGACGGCAGCGGGCTTGATGCACGCTGCGATTGCCGTTATCGCTGCTTGCGGTGCGTGGAAGATCTGGCGCACGACGCACGACACCGCCCTGCGGGCAGCCGCGCTCGGGACCGCCACGCTGATCGTCACACCCTATGTCTGGCACTACGAACTGACGTGGGTCGGCTTGTCGTGCGCCGGTCTGCTCGCGACCGGATTGCGTCGCGGGTGGTTACGCGGCGAACAGCCCGTGCTACTCCTCGTCTGGCTGCTGCCGTTGTTCGAGTTCGTCAACCAGATACTCAGGCTGCCCCAAACCGGACCCGTGATCCTGTTGCTCATGCTGCTCGCGGTGCTCCGTCGCACACGCATCGATCCCATCCTCTAG
- a CDS encoding A24 family peptidase translates to MLSVSLPPQPVPLCVVALAILAASTDIVSRRIPNLLIVLGLVSALAVQIALRGAFSGCAVCLGGAVTGFALLLPFYLLRGMAAGDVKLLMMLGAWLGAAATVDIAVNTFIIGGVWSLGVALVRGQLVRLMGNVVALLAGAGRAARLAGVPAGAVRESVGSIPYGVAIAAGTVAVLFTMVS, encoded by the coding sequence ATGCTTTCTGTTTCCCTGCCGCCGCAGCCCGTTCCGCTGTGTGTGGTCGCGCTGGCAATCCTGGCGGCCAGCACGGACATCGTCAGCCGCCGGATTCCGAACCTGCTGATCGTGCTGGGGCTTGTCTCGGCGCTCGCGGTCCAGATTGCGCTCCGGGGGGCCTTTTCAGGTTGCGCGGTCTGCCTGGGCGGCGCGGTCACCGGCTTCGCTCTTCTGCTGCCGTTCTATTTGCTACGCGGCATGGCGGCCGGCGACGTCAAGTTGCTGATGATGCTGGGTGCGTGGCTCGGAGCGGCGGCGACCGTCGATATCGCAGTGAACACCTTCATCATCGGCGGGGTGTGGTCGTTAGGGGTTGCCCTGGTGCGGGGGCAGTTGGTTCGCCTGATGGGAAACGTCGTAGCGCTGCTTGCGGGAGCGGGCCGCGCTGCACGCCTGGCAGGTGTCCCGGCAGGTGCGGTGCGGGAATCGGTTGGGTCGATTCCATATGGAGTCGCGATCGCCGCGGGCACCGTTGCAGTGCTGTTCACGATGGTGAGCTAA
- a CDS encoding glycosyltransferase family 87 protein, whose translation MTMRRSEAAFDAQRVAMRVVAQANHQAAGTAEQQPWLCKERIRLYSAALFILQAVLFGIWAVSYWGLHKEGVPLPGSDFRVFWCASEVSLHHGAAAAFDQQQLLACEASLQAGSPIANMFAPWIYPPTFHLLVYPLALLPYAASYALFMAIGIAVCLFACIPAMKQDALPWVTVAAFPGIWVAIVHGQNSLLTLGLAAGALAMLETAPVLAGVCAGMLVIKPQLGILFPLFFLCGRHYRACAATILTAGLFCTVSGVLFGWSLWIKFFQAAAWFQDAVLSHNEGGLWRAMPTVFAFMRSAGVGTGLAYAVHIAIALAAVLATSMAWLRRTNREGLAAAAVVTTLVIQPYLVYYDLAWLLLPVIHVCARADAGHPSKSFAAINHAMVTLAWSTPLLSFLLICKATTTHPWAAFLPTAWLILLLVHSSRDHAK comes from the coding sequence ATGACAATGCGTCGATCAGAAGCCGCGTTCGATGCGCAGCGCGTCGCGATGCGCGTCGTGGCCCAAGCCAACCATCAGGCGGCGGGTACAGCGGAACAACAGCCGTGGCTGTGCAAGGAACGGATCCGGTTGTACAGCGCGGCATTGTTCATCTTGCAGGCAGTGCTATTCGGAATCTGGGCGGTGTCCTATTGGGGACTCCATAAAGAAGGTGTCCCGCTCCCCGGTTCAGATTTTCGGGTCTTCTGGTGCGCCTCTGAGGTTTCACTGCACCACGGCGCCGCGGCGGCGTTCGACCAACAACAGCTACTGGCCTGCGAAGCGTCGCTGCAGGCCGGCTCGCCTATAGCGAACATGTTCGCACCGTGGATCTACCCGCCGACGTTTCACTTACTCGTGTACCCGCTCGCGTTGCTGCCCTATGCGGCTTCGTATGCACTCTTTATGGCTATCGGCATAGCGGTCTGCCTCTTCGCCTGCATACCGGCGATGAAGCAAGATGCTTTGCCCTGGGTAACTGTCGCGGCGTTTCCGGGGATATGGGTGGCGATAGTTCACGGCCAGAATTCCTTGCTCACGCTAGGATTGGCGGCAGGCGCGCTCGCAATGCTAGAGACTGCGCCCGTCCTGGCTGGCGTCTGTGCGGGCATGCTCGTCATCAAGCCTCAATTGGGAATACTGTTCCCACTGTTCTTTCTTTGCGGCCGTCACTATCGAGCGTGTGCCGCAACGATATTGACGGCCGGCTTGTTCTGCACAGTAAGCGGTGTGCTGTTTGGCTGGTCGCTCTGGATCAAGTTCTTTCAAGCCGCGGCGTGGTTTCAGGATGCCGTACTGTCGCACAACGAGGGCGGGCTCTGGCGTGCCATGCCCACTGTCTTCGCATTCATGCGCTCGGCCGGTGTAGGGACGGGCTTGGCGTACGCGGTACACATCGCAATCGCCCTTGCTGCGGTGCTAGCCACTTCGATGGCCTGGTTGCGCCGAACGAATCGGGAAGGGCTCGCCGCAGCCGCCGTCGTCACCACGCTCGTGATTCAACCCTATCTCGTATACTATGACCTCGCCTGGCTGCTTCTGCCTGTCATTCACGTTTGCGCGCGCGCTGACGCAGGGCACCCATCGAAGTCTTTTGCAGCGATTAACCATGCCATGGTGACGCTTGCATGGTCCACACCTCTCCTTTCGTTTCTCTTGATCTGCAAAGCGACAACCACGCACCCATGGGCTGCGTTTCTCCCCACGGCGTGGCTCATTCTGTTACTCGTGCACTCGTCACGCGACCACGCGAAATAG
- a CDS encoding phosphomannomutase/phosphoglucomutase, translated as MISKSIFKAYDIRGVIGKTLDTDTARAIGRAFGSEVRAQGGDAVVIARDGRLSGPDLSRALADGLCEAGVDVVDVGMVPTPVGYFAASVPLKLVGGERNVDSCIVVTGSHNPPDYNGFKMVLRGKAIYGDQILALHDRIVADRFDAGEGSYTKYDIADEYVARVVSDVKLARPLKIVVDTGNGVAGELAPRLFKAMGCELVELFTQIDGNFPNHHPDPAHPENLQDVIRALKETDAEIGFAFDGDGDRLGVVTKDGQIIYPDRQLMLFAEEVLSRNPGKQIIYDVKCTRNLAKWVKAKGGEPLMWKTGHSLVKAKLRETGAPLAGEMSGHVFFKDRWYGFDDGLYTGARLLEILSRVPDPSKLLNDLPNSHATPELQLKLEEGENFELIAKLQKNAKFTGADEVITIDGLRVEYPDGFGLARSSNTTPVVVMRFEADNDAALARIQADFKRVILAEKPDAKLPF; from the coding sequence ATGATTTCGAAATCGATTTTCAAGGCATATGACATTCGCGGCGTGATCGGCAAGACGCTCGACACCGACACCGCGCGCGCCATCGGCCGCGCCTTCGGCAGCGAAGTGCGTGCGCAGGGCGGCGACGCTGTGGTGATCGCGCGTGACGGCCGGCTCTCGGGTCCCGATCTCTCGCGTGCGCTGGCCGACGGCCTGTGCGAAGCCGGCGTGGACGTGGTCGACGTCGGCATGGTGCCCACGCCCGTGGGCTACTTCGCCGCGAGCGTGCCGCTCAAGCTGGTGGGCGGCGAGCGCAACGTCGACTCCTGCATCGTCGTGACGGGCAGCCACAATCCGCCCGACTACAACGGCTTCAAGATGGTCCTGCGCGGCAAGGCGATCTACGGCGACCAGATCCTGGCGCTTCACGATCGCATCGTCGCAGACCGTTTCGACGCGGGCGAGGGCAGCTATACGAAGTACGACATCGCCGACGAATATGTGGCGCGCGTCGTGAGCGACGTGAAGCTCGCGCGTCCGCTGAAGATCGTCGTCGATACCGGCAACGGCGTGGCAGGGGAACTCGCACCGCGACTCTTCAAGGCGATGGGCTGCGAACTGGTTGAGCTGTTCACGCAAATCGACGGCAATTTCCCGAACCACCATCCGGACCCGGCGCACCCCGAGAATCTGCAGGACGTGATCCGCGCACTCAAGGAAACGGATGCGGAGATCGGCTTCGCGTTCGACGGCGACGGCGACCGTCTGGGCGTCGTGACCAAGGACGGTCAGATCATCTACCCCGATCGCCAGCTCATGCTGTTCGCCGAGGAAGTGCTCTCGCGCAATCCGGGCAAACAGATCATCTACGACGTGAAGTGCACGCGCAATCTCGCGAAGTGGGTGAAGGCAAAGGGCGGCGAGCCGCTCATGTGGAAGACGGGCCACTCGCTCGTGAAGGCGAAGTTGCGCGAAACCGGCGCACCGCTCGCGGGTGAAATGAGCGGCCACGTGTTCTTCAAGGACCGCTGGTACGGCTTCGACGACGGCCTGTACACGGGCGCGCGTCTGCTCGAAATCCTCTCGCGGGTTCCCGATCCGAGCAAGCTGCTCAACGACCTGCCGAACTCGCACGCCACGCCCGAACTGCAGCTGAAGCTTGAGGAAGGCGAGAACTTCGAGCTGATCGCGAAGCTGCAGAAGAACGCGAAGTTCACCGGTGCAGACGAAGTCATCACTATCGACGGCCTGCGCGTGGAATATCCGGACGGCTTTGGTCTTGCACGCTCCTCAAACACCACGCCTGTGGTCGTGATGCGCTTCGAGGCCGACAACGATGCGGCGCTCGCGCGCATTCAGGCCGACTTCAAGCGCGTGATTCTCGCCGAGAAGCCGGACGCGAAGCTGCCGTTCTGA
- a CDS encoding Flp family type IVb pilin, protein MQKIIAQAKRFARDENGITALEYGMLAALITVLIMASIASIGTTLQSVFSDIVNTL, encoded by the coding sequence ATGCAAAAGATCATCGCTCAGGCAAAGCGCTTCGCCCGTGACGAAAACGGCATTACGGCTCTCGAGTACGGGATGCTCGCGGCCCTGATCACTGTGCTGATCATGGCCAGCATCGCATCGATCGGCACGACGCTTCAAAGCGTGTTCTCCGACATCGTCAATACGCTCTAA
- a CDS encoding glycosyltransferase family 87 protein: MIVRDDSLHRGSRPLLAAPGWLDGQRIRIYAAFVLLVNIGYLSLRIWFGCIDRIPNVSPPGWDFAVFWSASWLALHGPAASVFDTALIERIALPLQNILPTPFVTPWTYPPTFLLVMFPAALLPFPVSCLVYVSAGIAFAYHACARILPSVRNPSWWLPVIAFPAIWVAADAGQNSFLTFGLMGLGLIALDRRPWLAGIFFGLLAIKPQLGLVIPIALLFGKHWRAFVSAALTVGVFSALAGLVLGFDTFARFAQALPAFSQFVVQYSERWPRGILTVFGAARHFGVAVPTAYGLHAVVAALAASAVAWLWATRASFELRASVLVLATLLVPTYLMPYDLLWLGLPILWLVRDGARNGWIRGDGVAVVSAWFSPLVFYTPGDWAAGVYVPAIVFALLMVVVRRCLAQQVAHGSECVSMALACERSGSNICGR; encoded by the coding sequence ATGATCGTGCGCGACGATTCCCTTCATCGCGGTTCCCGGCCATTGCTCGCGGCTCCCGGCTGGCTCGACGGGCAGCGTATCCGTATTTACGCGGCCTTCGTGCTGCTGGTGAATATTGGCTACCTTTCGCTACGGATATGGTTTGGATGCATCGACCGGATACCCAACGTCAGCCCGCCAGGATGGGATTTCGCCGTGTTCTGGAGCGCTTCCTGGCTCGCGCTGCACGGGCCGGCTGCCAGTGTGTTTGACACCGCCCTCATCGAGCGCATTGCGTTGCCGTTGCAGAACATTCTGCCGACACCGTTTGTCACGCCGTGGACCTATCCGCCCACATTTTTGCTGGTCATGTTTCCGGCTGCGTTGTTGCCTTTCCCGGTCTCGTGTCTCGTGTACGTTTCGGCAGGGATTGCCTTCGCGTACCACGCGTGTGCGCGGATCCTGCCGAGCGTGCGGAACCCGTCATGGTGGCTGCCGGTTATCGCCTTTCCTGCAATCTGGGTGGCGGCGGACGCCGGGCAGAATTCATTTTTGACTTTTGGGCTCATGGGGCTGGGACTCATCGCCCTCGACAGGCGACCGTGGCTCGCTGGAATTTTCTTCGGACTGCTGGCCATCAAGCCGCAACTCGGTCTTGTGATTCCCATCGCGTTGCTGTTCGGTAAGCATTGGCGCGCCTTCGTGTCGGCGGCGCTGACTGTCGGCGTGTTTTCCGCGCTCGCCGGGTTGGTCCTCGGATTCGACACGTTTGCCCGCTTTGCGCAGGCGTTGCCCGCCTTTAGCCAATTCGTCGTCCAGTATTCAGAGCGGTGGCCGCGCGGTATCTTGACGGTGTTCGGCGCCGCACGCCATTTCGGCGTGGCCGTGCCGACCGCGTATGGCTTGCACGCGGTCGTGGCGGCGCTGGCCGCGAGCGCCGTTGCCTGGCTTTGGGCCACGCGCGCGAGTTTCGAGTTGCGGGCGTCAGTGCTCGTGCTCGCCACGCTGCTTGTGCCAACCTATTTGATGCCCTATGACCTGCTTTGGCTAGGCTTGCCGATTCTCTGGCTCGTGCGGGACGGTGCCCGCAACGGCTGGATTCGGGGCGACGGAGTCGCGGTGGTGAGCGCATGGTTTTCACCGCTTGTCTTCTATACCCCTGGAGACTGGGCGGCCGGCGTCTATGTACCGGCCATCGTATTCGCATTGTTGATGGTCGTCGTGCGTCGCTGCCTTGCGCAACAGGTTGCGCACGGTAGTGAGTGCGTCAGTATGGCCTTGGCGTGCGAACGAAGTGGCTCGAACATTTGCGGTCGATAG
- a CDS encoding Flp family type IVb pilin, producing MQTIIAQAKKFVRDENGITALEYGMLAGLITVLIIASIASIGSTLQKVFSDVANTI from the coding sequence ATGCAAACCATCATCGCTCAGGCAAAGAAGTTCGTTCGTGACGAAAACGGCATCACGGCACTCGAATACGGGATGCTCGCGGGTCTGATCACGGTGCTGATCATTGCCAGCATCGCATCGATCGGCTCGACGCTGCAAAAAGTGTTTTCCGACGTCGCCAACACGATTTGA
- a CDS encoding Flp family type IVb pilin, whose protein sequence is MQTIIAQARKFVRDENGITALEYGMLAGLITVLIIASIASIGSTLQKVFSDVANTI, encoded by the coding sequence ATGCAAACGATCATCGCTCAGGCAAGGAAGTTCGTTCGTGACGAAAACGGCATCACGGCGCTCGAGTACGGGATGCTCGCGGGTCTGATCACGGTGCTGATCATCGCCAGCATCGCGTCGATCGGCTCGACGCTGCAAAAAGTGTTTTCCGACGTCGCCAACACGATCTGA
- a CDS encoding glycosyltransferase family 2 protein — protein sequence MNTPFGDEVRRVGFGLEDPLISIVAPFYNEQDGVELFFKQIIATMESIASARFEIVCVNDGSSDATLEKLVLVSERDRRVKVIDLTRNFGKEAALTAGLHEASGDAVVVIDADLQDPPSLIPEMIQRWRQGAEVVLARRASRACDSFLKRTTAALFYRIHNALSELKIPENVGDFRLMDRQVVNALRSLPERHRFMKGLFAWVGFNTVTIDYERTPRSAGKTKFSGWRLWNFALEGITSFSTVPLRSWMYIGGAIAALAFCYGTFMVGRTLLFGNPVPGYASLVSVVLFMSGIQLVGIGVVGEYVGRIYDESKDRPVYLVRRRYESRATISVLPVERAEARTHSAALELVRWRGASQVRAAGR from the coding sequence ATGAACACGCCTTTCGGCGACGAAGTGCGCCGCGTCGGATTCGGGCTCGAGGACCCGCTCATCTCTATCGTCGCTCCGTTTTACAACGAGCAGGACGGGGTCGAACTGTTTTTCAAACAGATCATCGCGACGATGGAGTCCATTGCATCGGCGCGGTTCGAGATCGTCTGCGTCAACGACGGCAGCAGCGATGCCACACTTGAGAAACTCGTACTCGTGAGCGAGCGCGACCGGCGCGTCAAGGTCATCGACCTCACGCGCAATTTCGGCAAGGAGGCCGCACTCACTGCGGGTCTGCACGAAGCGTCCGGTGATGCTGTCGTCGTCATCGATGCTGACCTGCAGGATCCGCCCTCGCTGATCCCCGAGATGATCCAGCGTTGGCGCCAGGGTGCGGAAGTCGTACTCGCCCGGCGAGCCAGCCGCGCCTGCGATTCCTTTCTCAAGCGCACAACCGCAGCGTTGTTCTATCGCATTCACAACGCGCTGTCGGAACTGAAAATCCCTGAGAACGTGGGCGACTTCAGACTCATGGATCGCCAGGTGGTCAATGCGCTGCGCAGTCTTCCGGAGCGGCATCGATTCATGAAGGGTCTGTTCGCGTGGGTCGGATTCAACACGGTCACGATCGACTACGAACGCACACCACGCAGCGCAGGCAAAACCAAGTTCTCGGGCTGGCGCCTGTGGAATTTCGCTCTGGAAGGGATTACGAGTTTCAGCACGGTGCCGTTGCGTAGCTGGATGTATATCGGTGGCGCAATAGCAGCGCTCGCGTTTTGCTACGGTACTTTCATGGTTGGCCGCACGTTGCTGTTCGGTAATCCCGTACCGGGCTACGCTTCCCTGGTTTCCGTCGTGTTGTTCATGAGCGGAATACAGTTGGTCGGCATCGGTGTCGTTGGCGAATACGTCGGGCGCATCTACGACGAGTCAAAAGATCGGCCTGTGTACCTCGTGCGCCGGCGCTACGAGTCGCGCGCCACGATCAGCGTCCTGCCCGTCGAACGTGCAGAAGCTCGTACCCATAGCGCGGCGCTGGAACTGGTTCGCTGGCGTGGCGCGTCGCAGGTGCGAGCGGCTGGCCGATGA
- a CDS encoding glycosyltransferase family 87 protein produces the protein MDTLGSKRERQCSLSPPKESLVLCSAALLFSQLAILIAWGVACWPLHIRYVLPLGIDFRVFWGASLLSLSHGPLAAFDPQLLHAAERVAFSSSSLDPKFAPWVYPPTFQLLVYPLALVSYSIAYVLFACLSLAACVAACAPLMKTRPLPWITLFAFPGIWVVILQGQNSLITLALAAVAVGVVKTRPVLAGVFAGMLIIKPQLAPVFPLMFLCGRHFRALLATALTMLVTCAISTIAFGVPLWTAFFRSVLQFNATTLTHGDTGIWLAMPTFFALSRRMGMNVEAAYVVHYAVGLFALVASMRIWIKHPDSEMGAAAAIVTALMLPPYLIYYELAWLLLPIIYLCRNASSHAIEANIGCAIVAVSWVIPIIAFLTGWFHVEQWGTFLLPALLALICYRSRSVDPDPHFDRRISQFPQDCVEGR, from the coding sequence GTGGATACGTTAGGCTCGAAACGAGAACGCCAATGCTCGCTGTCGCCCCCGAAAGAGAGTTTGGTGCTTTGCAGTGCCGCGCTATTGTTTTCCCAATTGGCGATCCTCATTGCATGGGGTGTGGCTTGTTGGCCCCTGCATATTCGGTATGTGCTTCCGCTGGGCATTGATTTCCGCGTCTTTTGGGGTGCATCTCTTCTTTCGCTTAGTCACGGGCCATTGGCGGCGTTTGATCCGCAATTGTTGCACGCCGCTGAGAGGGTTGCATTTTCTTCCTCATCGCTCGATCCTAAGTTCGCACCCTGGGTATATCCACCAACATTTCAGCTGTTAGTTTACCCGCTTGCGCTAGTCTCCTATTCAATTGCGTATGTCCTGTTCGCGTGTCTGAGCCTGGCAGCCTGCGTGGCCGCATGCGCTCCTCTGATGAAGACGAGGCCACTGCCGTGGATCACGCTATTCGCCTTTCCGGGGATCTGGGTAGTCATACTTCAAGGTCAAAATTCCCTAATTACCTTGGCGCTCGCTGCAGTTGCGGTCGGAGTCGTCAAAACGAGACCAGTATTGGCCGGTGTGTTCGCGGGCATGCTAATCATCAAGCCGCAACTCGCACCGGTTTTTCCACTGATGTTCCTCTGCGGCCGGCACTTCCGGGCATTGCTCGCAACGGCCCTGACGATGCTTGTGACGTGCGCTATTAGCACAATAGCGTTTGGCGTTCCGCTATGGACTGCATTTTTCCGCTCAGTCTTGCAATTCAATGCAACAACGCTAACGCACGGTGACACCGGGATATGGCTTGCAATGCCGACGTTCTTTGCGCTGTCTCGACGCATGGGGATGAATGTCGAAGCGGCGTACGTGGTGCACTACGCAGTCGGCCTGTTTGCCCTCGTCGCATCGATGCGGATATGGATCAAGCATCCCGATAGCGAGATGGGTGCGGCAGCCGCAATAGTCACTGCCCTGATGCTACCGCCATACTTGATCTATTACGAACTGGCGTGGCTCCTACTCCCCATTATCTATCTTTGCCGTAACGCCTCGAGCCACGCAATAGAAGCGAATATAGGATGTGCTATCGTCGCAGTCTCTTGGGTGATCCCGATCATTGCCTTTCTAACAGGTTGGTTTCACGTCGAGCAGTGGGGCACATTTCTGCTCCCCGCTTTGCTTGCGCTGATCTGCTATCGCTCTCGCTCGGTTGACCCGGATCCACATTTCGACCGTCGCATATCGCAGTTTCCGCAGGACTGCGTCGAAGGCCGTTAA
- a CDS encoding glycosyltransferase family 87 protein, whose amino-acid sequence MSTVRAAPAQPLEAKQPGSHWLSGSRLWIYPLAALVYYLAVAVAYVYHLVWLKDPQLSVLAVDCLPFWSASHLALQGHAVDAYNFGILKPVEEYAAGRPVGVLPWLYPPTFLLFVYPLALLPFTISAPIFLFGSLALFVKVVKTIVPHPRTALIAIAFPGSALVLTAGQNGLLTASLVGLGLILLRRRPILAGLCFALVAMKPQLCVLIPLALLVSRSWRALGAMSAGVAISLALSVLAFGSETLVAFVHNMGLANSFVETGRAHLFRVPTLFGALKLLHAPTALASGAQAVSALCAAAAVCYAWGRPSAFGLRAAVLVCASMLVSPYLYDYDLTWYGILIAWVVYHAREHGFQRGQREWLAVLWLAPIAGLTLVSHLRIPFTPLISIATLWMLIAQIARERSAQAISTIAASS is encoded by the coding sequence ATGAGTACGGTCAGGGCCGCGCCCGCTCAGCCCCTCGAAGCCAAACAGCCGGGCTCGCACTGGTTGAGCGGCTCACGCCTGTGGATCTACCCGCTCGCCGCGCTTGTCTACTATCTCGCCGTGGCGGTGGCATACGTGTATCACCTGGTGTGGCTCAAGGATCCCCAACTGAGCGTGCTTGCCGTGGACTGCTTGCCGTTCTGGAGCGCCTCGCATCTCGCCCTGCAAGGTCACGCAGTGGATGCCTATAACTTTGGCATTCTGAAGCCCGTCGAAGAATATGCCGCTGGACGACCCGTCGGTGTCCTTCCGTGGCTCTATCCGCCTACGTTCCTCTTGTTCGTCTATCCGCTGGCACTGCTGCCCTTCACGATTTCTGCACCCATCTTCCTGTTTGGCTCGCTCGCCCTGTTTGTCAAAGTAGTCAAGACGATCGTGCCTCACCCGCGCACCGCGCTCATCGCAATCGCCTTCCCCGGTTCCGCGCTCGTGCTGACTGCCGGCCAGAATGGGCTGCTCACCGCATCACTGGTGGGACTCGGTCTCATCCTGCTGCGCCGCCGCCCGATACTCGCCGGACTGTGCTTTGCGCTCGTCGCCATGAAGCCGCAGCTTTGCGTGCTCATTCCGCTTGCGCTACTCGTTTCGCGTTCGTGGCGCGCACTGGGCGCCATGAGCGCGGGCGTGGCGATTTCGCTGGCGCTCTCGGTCCTGGCCTTCGGCAGCGAAACGCTCGTCGCGTTCGTCCATAACATGGGACTCGCCAACAGCTTTGTCGAAACGGGACGGGCCCACCTCTTTCGTGTACCCACGCTGTTCGGGGCGCTCAAGCTGCTCCATGCTCCGACCGCGCTTGCCAGTGGCGCACAGGCCGTATCCGCGCTATGCGCCGCAGCCGCCGTCTGCTACGCGTGGGGCCGGCCCAGCGCCTTTGGTCTGCGCGCCGCCGTGCTCGTCTGCGCCAGCATGCTCGTGAGCCCGTATCTCTACGACTACGATCTCACATGGTATGGAATCCTGATCGCATGGGTGGTCTATCACGCAAGAGAGCACGGCTTTCAGCGCGGACAACGCGAATGGCTGGCCGTACTCTGGCTCGCCCCCATTGCCGGTCTCACGCTCGTTTCTCATCTGCGCATTCCGTTCACCCCGCTCATCTCGATTGCCACGCTCTGGATGCTGATCGCGCAGATCGCGCGCGAGCGAAGCGCGCAGGCAATTTCCACCATCGCAGCCTCGTCGTAA
- a CDS encoding superinfection immunity protein has translation MGNYESSTGAADTPRDSDGLLVMLVLLYFVPSIIASRCMHRRRRAITRLNMLFGWSVLGWIVAFLWALTSVQKGGSAMSKRASETAGIGDEARTVFH, from the coding sequence ATGGGTAACTACGAATCGAGCACTGGTGCCGCGGACACGCCACGTGATTCGGACGGACTTCTCGTCATGTTGGTGCTGCTATATTTCGTTCCGTCGATCATCGCCTCCCGTTGTATGCACCGTAGGCGGCGCGCCATCACGAGGCTTAACATGCTGTTCGGATGGTCCGTGCTCGGCTGGATAGTCGCTTTCCTGTGGGCGCTGACTTCGGTACAGAAAGGTGGCTCTGCAATGAGCAAGCGCGCAAGTGAAACTGCGGGAATCGGCGACGAAGCAAGGACGGTTTTTCACTAA